Genomic segment of Alcanivorax borkumensis SK2:
ATCACCCAGGCGCTGACCTATGCGTTAATGCTGGCGTTCTTCCGTAACGAGTTGGGTTTTGGCGGCAACAACGGGCTCACCGACTTCAAGGATTTGCTCGGCTTTTCCCTGCAATCGGATTCCACTCGCGTGGGCTTGTTGATGGCCACCGCCGTAGCCCTGGCCGGTGCCTTTGTACTATGCCGCTGGATCACCGGCAGCAAACTGGGCCGCGTGGTACTGGCGGTGCGTGATGCAGAATCCCGAGCGCGCTTTGTGGGTTACCGCACTGAACATTACAAACTGTGGATTTTCACCCTCAGCGCCATCCTCGCGGGTATCGCCGGGGCGCTGTATGTGCCCCAGGTGGGCATCATTAATCCTGGAGAGTTCTCACCACTGAATTCCATCGAGCTGGTGGTATGGGTGGCCGTTGGCGGTCGCGCCACCCTATATGGGGCGGTTATCGGCGCCATCTTGGTGAACTACGGTAAAACCGTATTCACCGGCATCATGCCCGAAGCCTGGCTGTTCGCCTTGGGGGGGCTGTTTGTAGCCGTTACCGTATTCCTTCCCCATGGATTAGTGGGTTTGGTATCGGAAAATTGGGAAAAAATAAAAGCGCGATTGAATCGAAACAACAAACCATCCGGCTCCGCCAGACCTGCAGAAGGAGACCTGTCATGAATGCACTGGATAACCTGCGCGAGACTTTTCGCCGTGATCAGGTATTCGATTTCATGCGCCAAGGCACCCGCCCAGTGCTCCCAGGGCAACTGGATTCTGGTACCAGTAAAAATATTCTCTACATGGAAGATATCACCGTCAGCTTTGATGGTTTCAAAGCGATCAATGATTTGACTCTGTATATCAAAACCGGCGAATTACGCTGCATCATCGGCCCCAACGGGGCCGGTAAATCCACCATGATGGATGTGATCACCGGCAAGACCCGTCCGGATAGCGGCACCTGTTTTTTCGGCCAGACCCTGGACCTCACCCGCATGAGTGAAACGGACATTGCCACCGCCGGCATCGGCCGAAAATTCCAGAAGCCCACCGTGTTCCCGGAACACACCGCTTTCGAGAACCTGGAGCTGGCCATGCACAGCCCCAAGGGCCCCTGGCATTCTCTTTTCACTCGGCTCAGCGGCGAGCAAACAAACTGGATTGAAGAAACGCTATACACCGTCGGGCTGTTAGGCGAGCGCAACAAGGTGGCTGGGCTGCTGTCTCATGGCCAGAAACAATGGCTGGAAATCGGCATGGTACTGATGCAAAAACCGCAGCTGCTACTGGTGGACGAACCCATCGCCGGCATGACCCGCCAAGAAGTCGAGCGCACCGGAGAGTTGCTGAAAAGCCTTGCCGGCAAACATTCCGTCGTTGTCGTCGAGCATGACATGGAGTTTATTCGTTCCATCGCCAGCACCGTCACGGTACTTCACCAGGGCAGTGTGCTGGCCGAAGGCACCATGGAGCAAGTACAGAACGATCCGAAAGTGATTGAAGTGTATTTGGGCGAATAAATTCGCAGCTACACACTGCCACATTAGACAGAGACAGGAATATTTTTTGATTGCCGGTTTTTTAGACTTTTTCCCTATGCACGGCGAGAAGTCTGGCCGGCTATAACCGCTCCTTCCCGCGTTGCAGCTTATAGCTTGCTTGCTGCTCTATTCGGAGAATCACCGTGTTACAACTGAACAAGGTTAACCAATACTACGGCCAATCCCACACCCTCTGGGATATAGACCTCGACCTGAAGAAAGGCGAATGCCTGTGTGTCATGGGCCGCAACGGCGTGGGTAAAACAACCCTGCTGAAAACGATTATGGGCTTATTGCCGGTTAAAAGTGGCAGCATTGAATTCAATGGTACCGATTTTACTACGCTAGCCGCCGAAGAGCGGGCCCGAGCGGGCATTGGCTATGTCCCTCAGGGGCGGGAAATTTTCCCTCTGCTAAGCGTGGAAGAAAACCTGGAAACCGGCTTACAGGCCCGACCGGATCGCAGCAAGAAAATTCCAGAGCGTATTTACGAACTCTTCCCGGTGCTGCACGAAATGCGCCATCGTCGCGGTGGCGACTTGTCCGGCGGACAGCAACAACAGCTGGCGATCGGTCGCGCCCTAGCACTGGACCCAACACTGCTCATTCTGGATGAACCCACAGAAGGTATTCAACCCAACATTGTCGACATGATTGGCCGGGTGATCAAAACTCTAAACCAACAAGAAGGGCTCACCGTGCTACTGGTAGAACAGAAGCTTCACTTCGCCCGCGCCACCGCCGATCGCTTCGCCATTATCGACCGGGGCAGTAAAGTAGCAGAGGGGGACATGGGCGAACTGGATGAGACGCTGATCAAGCGTTATTTGACGGTTTAGTCATCAATCCCTTCTGTGCCGTAGAAGCGTCGCTGGTGGCGTGATCACTTATCGCTGATATCGCGCCAGCGATACCCCTTTTACAGTAAAAATTGCCCACCCCATCGTTGCGTTGAGTACAACGGAAACCCACCAGATGACACCGGTTATTATGACGGTTACCCGGAACGGACGGGGATAAACCATTTGGGTTTTATGCGACAAAAATCCCGGCGGCAGTGTTGTTTCAGGGCTTTTTTGGAATCCAGTACATAGGCGTCCCCACCGTCGCGGACAAACACCACCCAATGCCAAAAGGGTGTGCCGTTTTCCCGGTGCCACTTGATCGCCAACAAGGCTCGATCAGGAAGGGCCGCCCAATCCTGAAATGGCTGTTCTTGCGGAGACGCATGTAACCCGTATTCCTCTAATAACCGGCAGACATAACCCGTGTCTGACCACAAACCGGGGTCCTGAGCATAAATCCCCAAAGCATTTGCCCGCCGCTTCGCCTCCCCATAGCTAACACCTGCCAAGGCGGCCACAGCCGCTATACCACAGCCTGAATCCTCTTCTTGAATCACCGCTTTCACAGATTACTCCTGTGCGTCATTTCGTCTGACAGCTTACACTGGCCGCTTTCCCAACGAACAGGCGATCTTCATGCTCAACCGCCTCGCCCAACTATTCCCACTCTGGGCCTTGCTGTTTTCTCTGCTGGCCTATTGGCAGCCACAGTGGCTAGTGGCCGGCAAGGACGCCATCGTGCCACTGCTTATGCTGATTATGTTCGGCATGGGGCTATCATTAAGCTGGGCGGATTTTCAGCGGGTACTGAAATGCCCCGGCGTGATTGGCCTGGGCGTTGCCCTGCAATACAGCCTGATGCCACTGATCGCCTGGGGCATTGGCATCGCACTGCAACTGCCCGAGGAACTATTAGTCGGCCTGATCTTGGTCGGGGCCTGCCCCGGCGGCACCGCCTCCAATGTGATTGCCTATCTGGCACGGGCCAACGTGGCGCTGTCGGTGGCCATCACATTCGCTTCAACCCTGCTAGCGATCATCGCCACCCCCTTGCTGACCTGGCTATACTTGGGCGAGCGCATCCCGGTGCCAGTGAATGGCATGCTACTGTCGCTGGTACAAATCGTCATCGT
This window contains:
- a CDS encoding bile acid:sodium symporter family protein, which produces MLNRLAQLFPLWALLFSLLAYWQPQWLVAGKDAIVPLLMLIMFGMGLSLSWADFQRVLKCPGVIGLGVALQYSLMPLIAWGIGIALQLPEELLVGLILVGACPGGTASNVIAYLARANVALSVAITFASTLLAIIATPLLTWLYLGERIPVPVNGMLLSLVQIVIVPVVAGCALNTFFNRQLTPIRDCFPLVSVAAIVAVIGIIVALNQGRIGEAGLAVFVAVALHNGLGLLGGYGVARLLRLDRQTSRTLAIEVGMQNSGLGVALAIKHFTPLAALPGALFSVWHNLSGSLLATVWQRDASASHPDSNNETHHP
- the urtC gene encoding urea ABC transporter permease subunit UrtC, coding for MRDSTFKSAFSDRAAKTFMGVLFGATLLVTILNQLFPADSALHVSAYTVTLLGKYLCYALLALALDLVWGYCGILSLGHGAFFALGGYAMGMYLMRQIGDRGVYGNPDLPDFMVFLNWSELPWYWQGFDQFWFAALMILLVPGLLAFVFGWLAFRSRVTGVYLSIITQALTYALMLAFFRNELGFGGNNGLTDFKDLLGFSLQSDSTRVGLLMATAVALAGAFVLCRWITGSKLGRVVLAVRDAESRARFVGYRTEHYKLWIFTLSAILAGIAGALYVPQVGIINPGEFSPLNSIELVVWVAVGGRATLYGAVIGAILVNYGKTVFTGIMPEAWLFALGGLFVAVTVFLPHGLVGLVSENWEKIKARLNRNNKPSGSARPAEGDLS
- the urtE gene encoding urea ABC transporter ATP-binding subunit UrtE, translating into MLQLNKVNQYYGQSHTLWDIDLDLKKGECLCVMGRNGVGKTTLLKTIMGLLPVKSGSIEFNGTDFTTLAAEERARAGIGYVPQGREIFPLLSVEENLETGLQARPDRSKKIPERIYELFPVLHEMRHRRGGDLSGGQQQQLAIGRALALDPTLLILDEPTEGIQPNIVDMIGRVIKTLNQQEGLTVLLVEQKLHFARATADRFAIIDRGSKVAEGDMGELDETLIKRYLTV
- the urtD gene encoding urea ABC transporter ATP-binding protein UrtD yields the protein MNALDNLRETFRRDQVFDFMRQGTRPVLPGQLDSGTSKNILYMEDITVSFDGFKAINDLTLYIKTGELRCIIGPNGAGKSTMMDVITGKTRPDSGTCFFGQTLDLTRMSETDIATAGIGRKFQKPTVFPEHTAFENLELAMHSPKGPWHSLFTRLSGEQTNWIEETLYTVGLLGERNKVAGLLSHGQKQWLEIGMVLMQKPQLLLVDEPIAGMTRQEVERTGELLKSLAGKHSVVVVEHDMEFIRSIASTVTVLHQGSVLAEGTMEQVQNDPKVIEVYLGE